A DNA window from Procambarus clarkii isolate CNS0578487 chromosome 75, FALCON_Pclarkii_2.0, whole genome shotgun sequence contains the following coding sequences:
- the LOC138357065 gene encoding spidroin-2-like, giving the protein MIDNKSVPVAANVGATVLREGPGPFQEGPGPFQEGPGPFQEGPGPFQEGPRPFQEGPGPFQEGPGPFQEGTGPFQEGPGPFQEGPGPFQEGPGPFQEGPGPFQEGPGPFQEGPGPFQEGPGPFQEGPGPFQEGPGPFQEGPGPFQEGPGPFQEGPGPFQEGPGPFQEGPGPFQERPGPFQEGPGPFQEGPGPFQEGPGPFQEGPGPFQEGPGPFQEGPGPFQEGPGPFQEGPGPFQEGPGPFQEGPGPFQEGPGPFQEGPGPFQEGPGPFQEGPGPFQEGPGPFQEAPGPFQEAPGPFQEGPGPFQEGPAPFQKGPAPFQEGPGPFQEGPRPFQEGPGLFQEGPRPFQEGPRPFQEGPRPFQEGPRPFQEGPRPFQEGPGPFQEDQEPGPTHGQAGPGWARQDQAGPGRARLGQAGPGRARLGQAGPGWARLGQPGPGWARQDQAGPGWARQGQAGPGRGREGTRAPMGDNYNTEIQNEHCHNSVLITAVYFGGVGVWVSVGVGVSVGVWVSVGVWVSVGVWVSVGVWCVGVWLSVGVCGCVLT; this is encoded by the exons atgattgacaataaaagcgtccccgTCGCTGCCAACGTCGGggccacagttctacgg GAGGGTCCAGGACCCTTCCAGGAGGGTCCAGGACCCTTCCAGGAGGGTCCAGGTCCCTTCCAGGAGGGTCCAGGACCCTTCCAGGAGGGTCCAAGACCCTTCCAGGAGGGTCCAGGACCCTTCCAGGAGGGTCCAGGACCCTTCCAGGAGGGTACAGGACCCTTCCAGGAGGGTCCAGGACCCTTCCAGGAGGGTCCAGGTCCCTTCCAGGAGGGTCCAGGACCCTTCCAGGAGGGTCCAGGACCCTTCCAGGAGGGTCCAGGACCCTTCCAGGAGGGTCCAGGACCCTTCCAGGAGGGTCCAGGACCCTTCCAGGAGGGTCCAGGACCCTTCCAGGAGGGTCCAGGACCCTTCCAGGAGGGTCCAGGACCCTTCCAGGAGGGTCCAGGACCCTTCCAGGAGGGTCCAGGACCCTTCCAGGAGGGTCCAGGACCCTTCCAGGAGGGTCCAGGACCCTTCCAGGAGCGTCCAGGACCCTTCCAGGAGGGTCCAGGACCCTTCCAGGAGGGTCCAGGACCCTTCCAGGAGGGTCCAGGACCCTTCCAGGAGGGTCCAGGACCCTTCCAGGAGGGTCCAGGACCCTTCCAGGAGGGTCCAGGACCCTTCCAGGAGGGTCCAGGACCCTTCCAGGAGGGTCCAGGACCCTTCCAGGAGGGTCCAGGACCCTTCCAGGAGGGTCCAGGACCCTTCCAGGAGGGTCCAGGACCCTTCCAGGAGGGTCCAGGACCCTTCCAGGAGGGTCCAGGACCCTTCCAGGAGGGTCCAGGACCCTTCCAGGAGGGTCCAGGTCCCTTCCAGGAGGCTCCAGGTCCCTTCCAGGAGGCTCCAGGTCCCTTCCAGGAGGGTCCAGGTCCCTTCCAGGAGGGTCCAGCACCCTTCCAGAAGGGTCCAGCACCCTTCCAGGAGGGTCCAGGACCCTTCCAGGAGGGTCCAAGACCTTTCCAGGAGGGTCCAGGGCTCTTCCAGGAGGGTCCAAGACCCTTCCAGGAGGGTCCAAGACCCTTCCAGGAGGGTCCAAGACCCTTCCAGGAGGGTCCAAGACCCTTCCAGGAGGGTCCAAGACCCTTCCAGGAGGGTCCAGGACCCTTCCAGGAGGATCAAGAACCTGGCCCGACACACGGCCAGGCCGGGCCAGGCTGGGCCAGGCAGGACCAGGCAGGGCCAGGCCGGGCCAGGCTGGGCCAGGCAGGACCAGGCAGGGCCAGGCTGGGCCAGGCAGGACCAGGCTGGGCCAGGCTGGGCCAGCCAGGGCCAGGCTGGGCCAGGCAGGACCAGGCTGGGCCAGGCTGGGCCAGGCAGGGCCAGGCTGGGCCAGGCCGGGGCAGGGAAGGAACAAGGGCTCCCATGGGGGACAATTACAACACAGAAATCCAAAACGAACACTGCCATAATTCAGTGTTAATTACTGCTGTATATTTTGGTggggtgggcgtgtgggtgtctgtgggcgtgggggtgtctgtgggcgtgtgggtgtctgtgggcgtgtgggtgtctgtgggcgtgtgggtgtcagtaggcgtgtggtgtgtgggcgtgtggttgTCTGTGGGTGTCTgtggatgtgtactcacctag
- the LOC138357064 gene encoding uncharacterized protein MAL13P1.336-like — protein MVQEENSANMVQEENSANMVQEENSANMVQEENTANMVQEENSANMVQEENSANMVQEENSANMVQEENSANMVQEENSANMVQEENSANMVQEENSANMVQDENSANMVQEENSANMVQEENSANMVQEENSANMVQEENSANMVQEENSANMVQEENSANMVQEENSANMVQEENSANMVQEENSANMVQEENSANMVQEENSANMVQEENSANMVQEENSANMVQEENSANIGI, from the coding sequence ATGGTGCAGGAGGAAAACAGTGCCAACATGGTGCAGGAGGAAAACAGTGCCAACATGGTGCAGGAGGAAAACAGTGCCAACATGGTGCAGGAGGAAAACACTGCCAACATGGTGCAGGAGGAAAACAGTGCCAACATGGTGCAGGAGGAAAACAGTGCCAACATGGTGCAGGAGGAAAACAGTGCCAACATGGTGCAGGAGGAAAACAGTGCCAACATGGTGCAGGAGGAAAACAGTGCCAACATGGTGCAGGAGGAAAACAGTGCCAACATGGTGCAGGAGGAAAACAGTGCCAACATGGTGCAGGATGAAAACAGTGCCAACATGGTGCAGGAGGAAAACAGTGCCAACATGGTGCAGGAGGAAAACAGTGCCAACATGGTGCAGGAGGAAAACAGTGCCAACATGGTGCAGGAGGAAAACAGTGCCAACATGGTGCAGGAGGAAAACAGTGCCAACATGGTGCAGGAGGAAAACAGTGCCAACATGGTGCAGGAGGAAAACAGTGCCAACATGGTGCAGGAGGAAAACAGTGCCAACATGGTGCAGGAGGAAAACAGTGCCAACATGGTGCAGGAGGAAAACAGTGCCAACATGGTGCAGGAGGAAAACAGTGCCAACATGGTGCAGGAGGAAAACAGTGCCAACATGGTGCAGGAGGAAAACAGTGCCAACATGGTGCAGGAGGAAAACAGTGCCAACATTGGCATTTAA